From Nyctibius grandis isolate bNycGra1 chromosome 27, bNycGra1.pri, whole genome shotgun sequence, one genomic window encodes:
- the CSDE1 gene encoding cold shock domain-containing protein E1 isoform X1 — protein MSFDPNLLHNNGHNGYPNGTSAALRETGVIEKLLTSYGFIQCSERQARLFFHCSQYNGNLQELKVGDDVEFEVSSDRRTGKPIAIKLVKIKPEVLPEERINGQVVCAVPHNLESKSPAAPGQSPTGSVCYERNGEVFYLTYTPEDVEGNVQLETGDKINFVIDTNKHTGAVSARNIMLLKKKQARCQGVVCAMKEAFGFIERGDVVKEIFFHYSEFKGDLEALQPGDDVEFTIKDRNGKEVATDVRLLPQGTVIFEDISIEHFEGTVTKVIPKVPSKNQSDPLPGRIKVDFVIPKELPFGDKDTKSKVTLLEGDHVRFNISTDRRDKLERATNIEVLPNTFQFTNETREMGVIAAMRDGFGFIKCVDRDARMFFHFSEIMDGNQLHISDEVEFTVVPDMLSAQRNHAIRIKKLPKGTVSFHTQSDHRFVGTIDKEATPAKATSPNKGKEKEAEDGIIVYDDCGVKLTIPYQAKDVEGSANPQIGDKVEFSVCEVKRTGLQTAVSVRMLGRNYTSKRLLGYVAALKDNFGFIETANHDKEIFFHYSEYCGDIDSLELGDTVEYSLSKGKGNKVSAEKVNKTHAVNGITEEADPTVYSGKVIRPLRSVDPTQTEYQGMIEVMEDGEMKGEVYPFGIVGMANKGDCLQKGETVKFQLCVLGQNGQTMAVNITPFRRATVECVKDQFGFINYEVGDSKKLFFHVKEVQDGVELQAGDEVEFSVILNQRTGKCSACNVWRVCEGAKAVAAPRPDRLVNRLKSINLDDANAPRLTVLRQPRGPDNSKGFGAERKIRQAGVID, from the exons ATGAGCTTTGATCCAAACCTGCTCCACAACAATGGACACAACGGGTACCCCAATGGTACTTCGGCAGCGCTGCGTGAGACTGGGGTTATAGAAAAACTGCTGACCTCTTATGGATTCATTCAGTGTTCAGAACGGCAAGCTAGACTGTTCTTCCACTGTTCCCAGTATAATGGCAACTTACAGGAGCTCAAAGTAGGAG ATGATGTTGAGTTTGAAGTGTCTTCTGATCGCCGAACTGGAAAACCCATTGCTATTAAATTGGTGAAGATAAAACCAGAAGTACTGCCTGAAGAACGAATAAATGGACAA GTTGTGTGCGCTGTTCCTCACAATTTAGAGAGTAAATCTCCAGCTGCCCCGGGTCAGAGTCCAACAGGGAGTGTATGCTACGAACGTAATGGG GAGGTATTTTACCTGACTTACACCCCGGAGGATGTTGAAGGAAACGTACAGCTGGAAACAGGagataaaataaactttgtaaTTGATACAAATAAACA tACTGGTGCTGTAAGTGCTCGTAACATTatgctgttaaaaaagaaacaagcccGCTGTCAAGGAGTAGTCTGTGCCATGAAA GAAGCCTTTGGATTTATTGAGAGGGGTGATGTCGTGAAGGAGATATTCTTTCACTATAGTGAATTTAAAGGTGACCTAGAAGCCTTACAGCCTGGTGATGATGTGGAGTTTACaatcaaagacagaaat GGTAAAGAAGTTGCAACAGATGTTAGACTGCTGCCTCAAGGAACTGTCATTTTTGAAGATATCAGCATTGAACATTTTGAAGGAACTGTAACCAAAGTAATTCCAAAAGTACCTAGCAAAAACCAG AGTGATCCGTTACCTGGACGCATCAAAGTTGACTTTGTGATTCCTAAAGAACTTCCATTTGGAGACAAAGATACAAAATCCAAGGTGACCTTGCTGGAAGGTGACCACGTTCGATTCAATATTTCAACAGACAGACGTGACAAACTGGAACGAGCCACCAATATTGAGGTTCTCCCCAATACTTTCCAGTTTACTAATGAAACCAGGGAAATG GGTGTGATTGCAGCAATGAGGGATGGCTTTGGCTTCATTAAATGTGTGGACCGGGATGCTCGCATGTTCTTTCACTTCAGTGAAATTATGGATGGAAATCAACTCCATATTTCTGATGAAGTAGAGTTTACTGTCGTTCCT GATATGTTATCTGCCCAAAGAAATCATGCTATAAGGATTAAAAAACTTCCAAAGGGCACAGTTTCTTTCCACACCCAATCAGATCACCGTTTTGTGGGCACTATAGACAAAGAAGCCACTCCAGCCAAAGCCACTAGCCCAAATAAAGGCAAAGAGAAG GAAGCTGAGGATGGAATAATTGTTTATGATGACTGTGGAGTAAAACTGACCATTCCTTACCAGGCCAAGGATGTGGAAGGATCTGCTAATCCCCAGATAGGAGATAAG GTTGAGTTCAGTGTTTGTGAAGTGAAGAGAACTggtctgcaaacagctgtttcTGTCAGAATGCTAGGACGCAATTACACCTCTAAGAGGCTTTTGGGATACGTGGCAGCCCTGAAAGATAACTTTGGATTTATTGAAACAGCCAATCATGATAAGGAGATCTTTTTCCACTACAG TGAATACTGTGGTGATATTGATAGCCTGGAACTTGGAGATACTGTTGAATACAGCTTAtcaaaaggcaaaggaaataaagttaGTGCGGAAAAGGTCAACAAAACACATGCAG tgaatGGTATAACTGAAGAAGCTGATCCAACTGTATACTCTGGTAAAGTAATTCGTCCTTTAAGGAGTGTAGATCCCACACAAACTGAATACCAGGGCATGATTGAAGTCATGGAGGATG GTGAGATGAAAGGAGAGGTCTATCCCTTTGGAATTGTTGGAATGGCAAACAAAGGTGACTGTCTGCAAAAGGGAGAGACAGTAaagtttcagctctgtgttcttGGTCAAAATGGGCAGACAATGGCTGTTAACATCACACCGTTCCGCAGAGCCACGGTGGAATGCGTGAAAGATCAG TTTGGTTTCATTAACTATGAAGTGGGTGACAGCAAAAAGCTCTTCTTCCATGTCAAAGAAGTTCAGGATGGTGTggagctacaggctggggatgAAGTGGAGTTCTCGGTAATCCTGAACCAGCGCACAGGAAAATGCAGTGCCTGTAATGTGTGGCGTGTCTG TGAAGGCGCCAAGGCTGTTGCTGCTCCACGTCCTGATAGACTTGTTAATCGTTTAAAGAGCATTAATCTGGATGATGCCAATGCTCCTCGTCTAACTGTTCTTCGTCAGCCTAGGGGACCGGATAACTCAAAG GGATTTGGTGCAGAGAGAAAGATTCGTCAAGCTGGTGTTATAGACTGA
- the CSDE1 gene encoding cold shock domain-containing protein E1 isoform X2, with protein MSFDPNLLHNNGHNGYPNGTSAALRETGVIEKLLTSYGFIQCSERQARLFFHCSQYNGNLQELKVGDDVEFEVSSDRRTGKPIAIKLVKIKPEVLPEERINGQEVFYLTYTPEDVEGNVQLETGDKINFVIDTNKHTGAVSARNIMLLKKKQARCQGVVCAMKEAFGFIERGDVVKEIFFHYSEFKGDLEALQPGDDVEFTIKDRNGKEVATDVRLLPQGTVIFEDISIEHFEGTVTKVIPKVPSKNQSDPLPGRIKVDFVIPKELPFGDKDTKSKVTLLEGDHVRFNISTDRRDKLERATNIEVLPNTFQFTNETREMGVIAAMRDGFGFIKCVDRDARMFFHFSEIMDGNQLHISDEVEFTVVPDMLSAQRNHAIRIKKLPKGTVSFHTQSDHRFVGTIDKEATPAKATSPNKGKEKEAEDGIIVYDDCGVKLTIPYQAKDVEGSANPQIGDKVEFSVCEVKRTGLQTAVSVRMLGRNYTSKRLLGYVAALKDNFGFIETANHDKEIFFHYSEYCGDIDSLELGDTVEYSLSKGKGNKVSAEKVNKTHAVNGITEEADPTVYSGKVIRPLRSVDPTQTEYQGMIEVMEDGEMKGEVYPFGIVGMANKGDCLQKGETVKFQLCVLGQNGQTMAVNITPFRRATVECVKDQFGFINYEVGDSKKLFFHVKEVQDGVELQAGDEVEFSVILNQRTGKCSACNVWRVCEGAKAVAAPRPDRLVNRLKSINLDDANAPRLTVLRQPRGPDNSKGFGAERKIRQAGVID; from the exons ATGAGCTTTGATCCAAACCTGCTCCACAACAATGGACACAACGGGTACCCCAATGGTACTTCGGCAGCGCTGCGTGAGACTGGGGTTATAGAAAAACTGCTGACCTCTTATGGATTCATTCAGTGTTCAGAACGGCAAGCTAGACTGTTCTTCCACTGTTCCCAGTATAATGGCAACTTACAGGAGCTCAAAGTAGGAG ATGATGTTGAGTTTGAAGTGTCTTCTGATCGCCGAACTGGAAAACCCATTGCTATTAAATTGGTGAAGATAAAACCAGAAGTACTGCCTGAAGAACGAATAAATGGACAA GAGGTATTTTACCTGACTTACACCCCGGAGGATGTTGAAGGAAACGTACAGCTGGAAACAGGagataaaataaactttgtaaTTGATACAAATAAACA tACTGGTGCTGTAAGTGCTCGTAACATTatgctgttaaaaaagaaacaagcccGCTGTCAAGGAGTAGTCTGTGCCATGAAA GAAGCCTTTGGATTTATTGAGAGGGGTGATGTCGTGAAGGAGATATTCTTTCACTATAGTGAATTTAAAGGTGACCTAGAAGCCTTACAGCCTGGTGATGATGTGGAGTTTACaatcaaagacagaaat GGTAAAGAAGTTGCAACAGATGTTAGACTGCTGCCTCAAGGAACTGTCATTTTTGAAGATATCAGCATTGAACATTTTGAAGGAACTGTAACCAAAGTAATTCCAAAAGTACCTAGCAAAAACCAG AGTGATCCGTTACCTGGACGCATCAAAGTTGACTTTGTGATTCCTAAAGAACTTCCATTTGGAGACAAAGATACAAAATCCAAGGTGACCTTGCTGGAAGGTGACCACGTTCGATTCAATATTTCAACAGACAGACGTGACAAACTGGAACGAGCCACCAATATTGAGGTTCTCCCCAATACTTTCCAGTTTACTAATGAAACCAGGGAAATG GGTGTGATTGCAGCAATGAGGGATGGCTTTGGCTTCATTAAATGTGTGGACCGGGATGCTCGCATGTTCTTTCACTTCAGTGAAATTATGGATGGAAATCAACTCCATATTTCTGATGAAGTAGAGTTTACTGTCGTTCCT GATATGTTATCTGCCCAAAGAAATCATGCTATAAGGATTAAAAAACTTCCAAAGGGCACAGTTTCTTTCCACACCCAATCAGATCACCGTTTTGTGGGCACTATAGACAAAGAAGCCACTCCAGCCAAAGCCACTAGCCCAAATAAAGGCAAAGAGAAG GAAGCTGAGGATGGAATAATTGTTTATGATGACTGTGGAGTAAAACTGACCATTCCTTACCAGGCCAAGGATGTGGAAGGATCTGCTAATCCCCAGATAGGAGATAAG GTTGAGTTCAGTGTTTGTGAAGTGAAGAGAACTggtctgcaaacagctgtttcTGTCAGAATGCTAGGACGCAATTACACCTCTAAGAGGCTTTTGGGATACGTGGCAGCCCTGAAAGATAACTTTGGATTTATTGAAACAGCCAATCATGATAAGGAGATCTTTTTCCACTACAG TGAATACTGTGGTGATATTGATAGCCTGGAACTTGGAGATACTGTTGAATACAGCTTAtcaaaaggcaaaggaaataaagttaGTGCGGAAAAGGTCAACAAAACACATGCAG tgaatGGTATAACTGAAGAAGCTGATCCAACTGTATACTCTGGTAAAGTAATTCGTCCTTTAAGGAGTGTAGATCCCACACAAACTGAATACCAGGGCATGATTGAAGTCATGGAGGATG GTGAGATGAAAGGAGAGGTCTATCCCTTTGGAATTGTTGGAATGGCAAACAAAGGTGACTGTCTGCAAAAGGGAGAGACAGTAaagtttcagctctgtgttcttGGTCAAAATGGGCAGACAATGGCTGTTAACATCACACCGTTCCGCAGAGCCACGGTGGAATGCGTGAAAGATCAG TTTGGTTTCATTAACTATGAAGTGGGTGACAGCAAAAAGCTCTTCTTCCATGTCAAAGAAGTTCAGGATGGTGTggagctacaggctggggatgAAGTGGAGTTCTCGGTAATCCTGAACCAGCGCACAGGAAAATGCAGTGCCTGTAATGTGTGGCGTGTCTG TGAAGGCGCCAAGGCTGTTGCTGCTCCACGTCCTGATAGACTTGTTAATCGTTTAAAGAGCATTAATCTGGATGATGCCAATGCTCCTCGTCTAACTGTTCTTCGTCAGCCTAGGGGACCGGATAACTCAAAG GGATTTGGTGCAGAGAGAAAGATTCGTCAAGCTGGTGTTATAGACTGA
- the SIKE1 gene encoding LOW QUALITY PROTEIN: suppressor of IKBKE 1 (The sequence of the model RefSeq protein was modified relative to this genomic sequence to represent the inferred CDS: deleted 2 bases in 1 codon) gives MTCTIEKILTDAKTLLERLKEHDTAAESLIDQSAVLHQRVAAMREAGAAGAEKESRRRGRAAGGGAAGPTAVSQQGQGSAAEQPDPSRLRPPLLLSQENTQIRDLQQENRELWISLEEHQDALELIMSKYRKQMLQLLQGRKGEDAEPVLKVHQANSLEIESQIDRICEMGEVMRKAIQVDDDQFFNVQEKLAQLELENKELRELLSISKESFEVGREDLPDCEA, from the exons ATGACCTGCACCATCGAGAAGATCCTTACGGACGCGAAGACGCTGCTGGAGCGGCTGAAGGAGCACGACACCGCCGCCGAGTCGCTCATCGACCAGTCCGCCGTCCTGCACCAGCGCGTGGCCGCCATGAGGGaggcgggcgcggcgggggccgaGAAG GAGAgcaggcggcgggggcgggcggcgggcggcggggcggccggaCCGACAGCCGTGTctcagcagggccagggctcCGCGGCGGAGCAGCCCGACCCGTCCCGGCTGCGGCCGCCTCTGCTCCTGTCCCAGGAGAATACGCAGATCCGCGACCTGCAGCAAGAGAACAGGG AGCTGTGGATCTCGCTGGAGGAGCACCAAGATGCATTAGAGCTTATCATGAGCAAATACAGAAAGCAGATGTTACAGCTTTTGCAAGGGAGAAAAGGTGAAGATGCAGAACCAGTCTTGAAAGTTCATCAGGCTAATTCCTTG GAAATTGAAAGTCAAATAGACAGAATATGTGAGATGGGAGAGGTGATGAGAAAAGCTATTCAAGTCGATGATGATCAGTTCTTTAACGTTCAGGAGAAACTAGCTCAGTTGGAG CTTGAAAACAAAGAGCTGCGTGAACTATTGTCAATCAGCAAAGAATCTTTTGAGGTGGGGAGAGAAGATCTACCTGACTGTGAAGCTTAG